In Dermacentor andersoni chromosome 4, qqDerAnde1_hic_scaffold, whole genome shotgun sequence, the following proteins share a genomic window:
- the LOC129386441 gene encoding uncharacterized protein yields the protein MSPTSLVLLAVFLHAAEGQNFAVRTFTSNRHSHSHAGLPADHNLGVQAHGHHSHAQPTDQHTHAGYVHRPHANGHQQGNIPGSAAHQHQFNPPHSAMLGLLYHGQGHQHPNNNQHSSVSTQVPSNGNMVSVMVCNIAQVPVVKPASPVLPKADSSSSSSSGSPQHVFRNITSSIGNVVSRVINPVVSLLHNASVWFNRTAHREQSHNAQHHQHNFTVLNHTGNRDQGHDAHHHSQHNFTVDKADVVRKKFAALTKLSRNQTHPSSMTARPAIITEATTTSGPALIVTSVVPDTEITTRANPSTVPVLTSTLGANASSLSLHIVRSRSSTILGPVTAWTDGLSLIPEKCTPEIYDATSNANFTMPASAAHYTVLPTTSVNVSLSQPEDQVQGTTAA from the coding sequence ATGAGCCCCACGTCACTTGTGCTGCTGGCCGTTTTTCTACACGCTGCTGAAGGGCAAAACTTCGCCGTTCGAACCTTCACTTCAAACCGCCACAGCCACTCGCACGCGGGACTTCCCGCTGACCATAACCTGGGCGTTCAGGCTCATGGACACCACAGTCACGCCCAGCCTACCGACCAGCACACACACGCTGGGTACGTTCACCGCCCTCACGCTAACGGTCATCAACAGGGAAATATCCCTGGTTCCGCTGCTCACCAGCACCAATTCAACCCGCCGCACTCAGCAATGCTCGGATTACTCTATCATGGTCAGGGCCATCAGCACCCGAACAACAACCAGCATTCCTCAGTGTCCACGCAAGTACCATCGAACGGAAACATGGTTTCAGTCATGGTGTGTAACATCGCCCAAGTCCCTGTGGTCAAGCCTGCGTCTCCCGTCCTGCCCAAGGCAGATTCCAGTTCTTCGAGTTCCTCCGGGTCGCCCCAGCATGTCTTCCGCAACATTACATCTTCGATTGGAAACGTCGTTAGCAGGGTAATTAACCCGGTGGTGTCCCTCCTTCACAATGCCTCAGTTTGGTTCAACCGCACCGCCCATCGTGAACAGAGCCACAATGCCCAGCATCACCAGCACAATTTTACTGTTCTCAACCACACCGGCAATCGCGACCAGGGCCACGATGCCCATCACCACAGCCAGCACAATTTCACAGTAGACAAAGCGGATGTAGTGCGAAAGAAGTTTGCTGCCCTCACCAAGCTCAGCCGCAACCAGACTCATCCTTCAAGCATGACTGCTCGTCCAGCCATCATAACTGAGGCCACTACGACGTCTGGTCCAGCGCTCATTGTGACAAGCGTGGTTCCGGATACAGAGATAACCACTCGGGCTAATCCGAGCACAGTGCCTGTTCTCACTAGCACACTAGGCGCCAATGCCTCTTCTCTGAGTCTCCATATTGTACGCTCTCGCTCTTCCACTATCCTAGGCCCAGTTACTGCTTGGACAGATGGTCTCTCACTCATCCCTGAAAAATGTACCCCTGAAATATACGATGCGACCTCCAATGCTAATTTTACAATGCCGGCGTCCGCAGCCCATTACACTGTCCTACCTACCACTTCGGTGAACGTATCTCTTTCCCAACCTGAAGACCAGGTGCAAGGAACCACTGCTGCTTGA